In Euzebya rosea, a single window of DNA contains:
- a CDS encoding heavy metal translocating P-type ATPase: MTVSQNQRAASTPQEEDASPSHAGATHSAEHGSAHRDADHPRNHHDGGHGDGHHGGDHGNGHGDHAAMFRDRLWLVLLLAIPVVIWSHHVQDLFGYTAPTVPGRELIGPVLGSVIFFYGGWPFLTGGLSEARSRQPGMMLLIAMAITVAYVASMTSSLGLFDQEVWWELALLIAIMLLGHWLEMRAIGQARGALQALAELLPDDAERVTGDGTETVPLGELVAGDVVLVRPGARVPADGTIVRGSGDVDESMLTGESNPVAREEGDRVVAGTVAVDASLRVEVTATGEDTALAGIQRMVADAQSSRSRAQALADRAAALLFYVALAAGIVTAIAWTIAGRPEFAIDRTVTVLIIACPHALGLAIPLVTAISTSRSARAGILVKDRLALERMRLVDAVLFDKTGTLTRGAHVVTDVAVADGTDEHEMLRMAAAVEADSEHPLARAIHARAVEAVGEIPTADGFRTMAGRGVTATVDGHEVAIGGPSLLRERDAEVPAALAERTRPWADRGAAVLHVIVDGTVAGAFALEDEVREVSRQAVQQLHDAGVTVAMITGDAQQVADAVAAALGIDEVFAEVLPEDKDAKVAELQSRGLTVAMVGDGVNDAPALARADVGIAIGAGTDVAIQSAGIVLASDDPNGVVAIRRLSAATYRKMVQNLWWAAGYNLVAIPLAAGVLAPIGFVLPMAIGAVLMSASTIIVAANAQLLRRASLAE; encoded by the coding sequence ATGACGGTCTCCCAGAACCAGCGCGCGGCCTCGACACCGCAGGAGGAGGACGCGAGCCCCAGCCACGCTGGCGCGACCCACTCCGCCGAGCACGGTTCCGCGCACCGCGACGCGGATCATCCTCGGAACCATCACGACGGTGGCCACGGCGACGGCCATCACGGCGGGGACCACGGCAACGGGCACGGCGATCATGCGGCGATGTTCAGGGACCGGCTCTGGCTCGTGCTCCTGCTGGCCATACCGGTGGTGATCTGGTCCCACCACGTCCAGGACCTGTTCGGCTACACCGCCCCGACCGTTCCCGGTCGGGAGCTCATCGGTCCCGTCCTCGGCTCGGTCATCTTCTTCTACGGCGGCTGGCCGTTCCTGACCGGTGGCCTGTCGGAGGCGCGATCCCGCCAGCCCGGGATGATGCTGCTGATCGCCATGGCGATCACCGTCGCCTACGTCGCCTCCATGACGTCGTCGCTCGGCCTGTTCGACCAGGAGGTCTGGTGGGAGCTTGCGCTGCTCATCGCCATCATGCTGCTCGGGCACTGGCTGGAGATGCGCGCCATCGGACAGGCCCGTGGGGCGCTCCAGGCGCTTGCCGAGCTGCTGCCCGACGACGCTGAACGAGTGACGGGCGACGGGACCGAAACCGTGCCGCTGGGCGAGCTGGTCGCTGGCGACGTGGTGCTCGTCCGGCCGGGAGCCCGGGTGCCTGCTGACGGGACGATCGTCCGGGGCTCGGGCGACGTGGACGAGTCGATGTTGACCGGAGAGTCCAACCCCGTCGCACGGGAGGAGGGTGACCGCGTCGTGGCCGGGACCGTCGCGGTCGACGCCAGCCTTCGCGTGGAGGTCACCGCCACGGGCGAGGACACGGCGCTCGCCGGCATCCAGCGGATGGTCGCCGACGCCCAGTCGTCGCGATCCCGGGCGCAGGCCCTTGCCGATCGTGCCGCCGCCCTGCTGTTCTACGTCGCGCTCGCCGCCGGCATCGTCACTGCCATCGCGTGGACGATCGCCGGGAGGCCCGAGTTCGCGATCGACCGTACCGTGACCGTGCTGATCATCGCCTGCCCGCACGCGCTCGGCCTGGCCATCCCGCTCGTGACCGCGATCTCCACCTCGCGCTCCGCCCGCGCAGGCATCCTCGTGAAGGACCGCCTGGCGCTGGAGCGGATGCGGCTGGTCGACGCCGTCCTGTTCGACAAGACCGGCACTCTGACCCGCGGCGCGCACGTCGTGACCGACGTCGCCGTGGCGGACGGCACCGACGAGCACGAGATGCTGCGCATGGCGGCAGCCGTCGAGGCCGACAGCGAGCACCCGCTTGCTCGTGCCATCCACGCACGGGCGGTCGAAGCCGTGGGAGAGATCCCGACGGCCGACGGCTTCCGCACCATGGCCGGCCGTGGGGTCACCGCCACGGTGGACGGCCACGAGGTCGCCATCGGCGGACCCTCCCTGCTGCGCGAACGCGACGCCGAGGTGCCCGCCGCCCTCGCCGAGCGCACCCGGCCATGGGCCGACCGCGGGGCTGCCGTGCTGCACGTCATCGTCGACGGCACGGTCGCCGGCGCGTTCGCGCTCGAGGACGAGGTTCGCGAGGTCTCCCGGCAGGCAGTCCAGCAGCTGCACGACGCTGGTGTGACGGTCGCGATGATCACGGGCGACGCCCAGCAGGTCGCCGACGCGGTGGCCGCAGCGCTCGGCATCGACGAGGTCTTCGCGGAGGTCCTCCCCGAGGACAAGGACGCCAAGGTCGCCGAGCTGCAGTCCCGTGGGCTGACCGTCGCGATGGTCGGCGACGGGGTCAACGACGCACCTGCCCTCGCCCGTGCCGACGTGGGCATCGCCATCGGCGCGGGAACCGACGTCGCGATCCAGTCCGCCGGCATCGTCCTGGCCTCCGACGACCCCAACGGGGTCGTCGCCATCAGGCGGCTGTCGGCCGCGACCTATCGCAAGATGGTCCAGAACCTGTGGTGGGCGGCCGGCTACAACCTGGTGGCCATTCCCCTCGCCGCAGGTGTCCTGGCCCCGATCGGCTTCGTCCTTCCGATGGCGATCGGGGCAGTTCTCATGAGCGCCTCGACCATCATCGTTGCCGCCAACGCACAGCTGCTGCGCCGCGCGTCGCTCGCCGAGTAG
- a CDS encoding 2OG-Fe(II) oxygenase: protein MVDGSHHARETRPGLQRGERAPDMVLPTPAGTPTHYYAHAGGRPALLVHTRDDGLSAVRDLTAALAEDHERLTVHVIGPQSVADALDEPGDPDVLVDRNGRAAAAYRTDGHTVAFLLAPSLRVLETWEVTDTGAVAAGVASAVRQRLDALDAATGPPRVVTMQAPVLIVPDVLSPAECDDLVALWHTDHTETGVETNEGSTRGERLEAKLKRRADHIVRDPDRMQALATTIGRRLFVEVTRCFNYRPKRFEGFKIGRYTAEDRGFFSLHRDNLSPTTAHRRFALTLNLSQDYEGGELRFPEYGPHLYRPPRGAALVFSGSLLHEVADVTAGERFVLLSFLFADETVRQPG, encoded by the coding sequence ATGGTCGACGGATCCCACCACGCCCGCGAGACCCGGCCCGGGCTCCAGCGAGGTGAGCGAGCGCCCGACATGGTGCTGCCCACTCCAGCGGGCACACCGACCCATTACTACGCCCACGCGGGCGGCCGACCGGCCCTGCTGGTCCACACCCGAGACGACGGGTTGTCCGCGGTCCGCGACCTGACGGCGGCCCTCGCCGAGGACCACGAGCGCCTGACCGTCCATGTGATCGGCCCGCAGTCCGTCGCCGACGCCCTCGACGAACCGGGGGACCCCGACGTGCTGGTGGACCGCAACGGCCGCGCCGCCGCCGCCTACCGGACCGACGGGCACACCGTGGCGTTCCTGCTCGCCCCGTCCCTGCGGGTGCTGGAGACCTGGGAGGTCACCGACACGGGAGCGGTGGCAGCCGGCGTGGCCTCTGCGGTCCGGCAGCGGCTGGATGCCCTGGACGCCGCAACGGGCCCGCCGCGGGTCGTGACGATGCAGGCACCCGTGCTCATCGTCCCCGACGTGCTGTCACCCGCGGAGTGCGACGACCTCGTCGCGCTGTGGCACACCGACCACACCGAGACGGGTGTGGAGACCAACGAGGGCAGCACCCGCGGGGAACGGCTGGAAGCCAAGCTCAAGCGGCGCGCCGACCACATCGTGCGCGACCCCGACCGCATGCAGGCGCTCGCCACCACGATCGGTCGGCGGCTGTTCGTGGAGGTCACCCGCTGCTTCAACTACCGACCCAAGCGGTTCGAGGGGTTCAAGATCGGTCGCTACACCGCCGAGGACCGCGGGTTCTTCAGCCTGCACCGTGACAACCTCAGCCCCACGACCGCACATCGCCGGTTCGCGCTGACCCTGAACCTGTCGCAGGACTACGAAGGCGGCGAGCTGCGCTTCCCCGAGTACGGTCCGCACCTGTACCGGCCGCCGCGAGGAGCCGCCCTCGTGTTCAGCGGTTCGCTGCTGCACGAGGTCGCCGACGTCACCGCAGGCGAGCGGTTCGTGTTGCTGTCGTTCCTCTTCGCCGACGAGACGGTCCGCCAGCCCGGCTGA
- a CDS encoding copper resistance CopC/CopD family protein has product MSHYPDTPVVAHRRPRRWSLSVLSPRTRPARAWRTALAASAALLALGVLASPALAHSELETSRPGADAVVDAAFDELVLQFKQAVQVLPDDIVLEGPDGPISSGPAALADAVTVTVPVLGVVGDGPHTVRWRVIGADGHPLEGSYGFAVQLPPASRGTPEPTTAEQGVAPPPDDPTTAGTGPSDSALAQVRSTPSTSVPSPGSAESAPTPVSEVSTDDSDPPGLPRALAVVSRWLVYVGVLLVIGVAAFGIGVHPDVERDRSVLSRLLLGGALLAAGASLLQLLARVAVVSGTGMDGAMDSAAIAIVSRGGLLPAVTIRVAAAVLVVAASRTSDWWRLRGPGTAVVGAVLGMIASFQLVGHTASSQPELLVRGADAVHVLAAGVWAGGAIALGAVIGSRRHRGLESGAIAARFSVVAAAAVVAVGAAGLALALVELSSPTQLWSTGYGRVLMGKLGVVAVIGAIGAHNHRRLVPAMVEGRAIAADQLRRSILVEAAAFATAIVLTAVLVGLSP; this is encoded by the coding sequence GTGTCCCACTACCCTGACACGCCAGTCGTGGCGCATCGTCGTCCCCGACGATGGTCCCTGTCCGTCCTCAGCCCGCGTACGCGGCCCGCGAGGGCGTGGCGTACCGCGCTGGCGGCGAGCGCAGCCCTGCTCGCCCTCGGTGTCCTTGCCTCGCCGGCCCTCGCGCACAGCGAGCTCGAGACGTCACGACCTGGGGCAGACGCCGTCGTGGACGCGGCGTTCGACGAGCTCGTCCTCCAGTTCAAGCAAGCCGTCCAGGTCCTGCCCGACGACATCGTGCTCGAGGGCCCCGATGGACCCATCTCCAGCGGTCCGGCCGCCCTGGCCGATGCCGTCACCGTCACGGTTCCGGTCCTGGGCGTGGTCGGTGACGGTCCGCACACCGTCCGCTGGCGGGTCATCGGCGCCGACGGGCACCCGCTCGAGGGCTCCTACGGCTTCGCCGTCCAGCTTCCTCCCGCGTCGCGAGGAACACCGGAACCGACAACGGCCGAGCAAGGAGTGGCACCGCCGCCGGACGACCCGACGACGGCCGGGACAGGGCCGTCCGACAGCGCCCTGGCCCAGGTGCGGTCAACCCCTTCCACATCGGTGCCGTCCCCGGGTTCGGCCGAGTCCGCGCCGACTCCCGTGTCGGAGGTCAGCACCGACGATTCCGACCCGCCGGGCCTGCCCCGTGCCCTCGCCGTCGTCAGCCGATGGCTCGTGTACGTCGGCGTGCTGCTGGTCATCGGGGTCGCCGCGTTCGGTATCGGCGTGCATCCCGACGTCGAGCGAGACCGGTCGGTGCTCAGCCGACTGCTGCTCGGCGGCGCGCTCCTGGCGGCCGGCGCGTCGTTGTTGCAGCTGTTGGCGCGGGTGGCTGTGGTGTCCGGGACGGGCATGGACGGGGCGATGGACAGCGCGGCGATCGCCATCGTCAGCCGCGGTGGCCTGCTGCCGGCGGTCACGATACGGGTGGCAGCAGCGGTCCTCGTGGTGGCGGCGTCGCGAACCTCTGACTGGTGGCGGCTACGCGGCCCCGGCACCGCCGTCGTCGGCGCTGTCCTGGGCATGATCGCCTCCTTCCAGCTCGTGGGACACACGGCCAGCAGCCAACCGGAGCTGCTGGTGCGCGGCGCCGACGCCGTCCACGTGCTGGCCGCTGGGGTCTGGGCAGGGGGCGCCATCGCGCTCGGCGCGGTGATCGGCAGCCGTCGTCACCGGGGCCTGGAGAGCGGAGCGATCGCCGCCCGGTTCTCCGTCGTGGCCGCGGCGGCGGTGGTTGCAGTCGGCGCTGCAGGACTCGCGCTGGCCCTGGTCGAGCTGTCGAGTCCCACGCAGCTGTGGTCGACCGGCTACGGTCGGGTGCTGATGGGCAAGCTGGGTGTCGTCGCGGTCATCGGGGCGATCGGGGCGCACAACCACCGTCGGCTCGTCCCAGCCATGGTCGAGGGGCGCGCGATCGCCGCAGATCAGCTCCGTCGCTCGATCCTCGTCGAGGCTGCGGCCTTCGCCACGGCCATCGTGCTCACGGCCGTCCTCGTGGGTCTCTCCCCGTGA
- a CDS encoding c-type cytochrome yields the protein MSDEYTLDQQRPDAVPARYPWMRVGVAALLVLVLGACASSGDTNSSDVGGSGDVAAGEELYAANCAQCHGIDATGTDQGPPFVHEVYVPSHHADGAFLLAVRNGVRPHHWDFGPMPPLPGVTNEQVTDIVAYVRSVQRDAGLIE from the coding sequence ATGTCGGATGAGTACACGCTCGACCAGCAGCGACCCGACGCCGTGCCGGCCCGGTACCCATGGATGCGGGTCGGTGTGGCAGCGCTGCTCGTGCTGGTCCTGGGGGCCTGCGCATCGAGCGGCGACACGAACTCCAGCGATGTCGGCGGGTCGGGTGACGTCGCGGCAGGCGAGGAGCTGTACGCCGCGAACTGCGCGCAGTGCCATGGGATCGATGCGACCGGGACCGACCAGGGTCCACCGTTCGTCCACGAGGTCTACGTCCCGTCGCATCATGCCGACGGGGCGTTTCTGCTCGCGGTCCGGAACGGGGTCAGGCCGCACCACTGGGACTTCGGACCGATGCCGCCGCTTCCCGGCGTGACCAACGAGCAGGTGACCGACATCGTTGCGTATGTCCGGTCCGTGCAGCGCGACGCCGGGCTCATCGAGTGA
- a CDS encoding vitamin B12-dependent ribonucleotide reductase, producing MGDNQGQVQLHSGVRAVLDGERTGLKFDRYFTTPTVHPYDEVEWDVRDAVIDDWKTGKVAFEQRGVEFPKTWSVNATNIVSQKYFRGPLGTPERESSVKQMIDRVADTITAWGIHDGYFADPDSAEAFNHELKHLLVHQKAAFNSPVWFNCGVEEKPQCSACFILSVEDRMSSILNWYVEEGTIFKGGSGSGVNLSNIRSSVEHLKGGGEASGPVSFMRGADASAGTIKSGGKTRRAAKMVILNVDHPDVEEFIWCKQREEDKTRALQAAGFDMSLDGADAASVQYQNANNSVRVTDEFMQAVIDDADFHLREVLTGKPAKTMKARDLMNQIAEAAWACADPGVQYDSTINDWHTTPNAGRINGSNPCSEYMHLDNSACNLASLNLRKFEENGTFDVEAFRHAVEVVFTAQEIIVGNSSYPTEPIAANANKYRQLGMGYANLGGLLMSLGLPYDSDEGRAWAGAITALMTGHAYRTSAEIAKVTGPFEGYADDREGTLRVLRKHRAAVDTIDPVLAPANVLAAAEDSWDGAVDVAEDYGVRNAQASVLAPTGTIGLMMDCDTTGIEPDLGLVKAKKLVGGGTMRIVNQTVPHALANLGYQPEQVEAIVAYIDEHATVEGAPALKPEHIPVFDCAMGDRSIAPGGHIKMMAAAQPFLSGAISKTVNLPETATVQDIEDLYIEGWRLGLKAIAIYRDNCKVAQPLSISKKSDDAQPVTKEAAAEQGIVRRRLPKQRPSQTISFQVGDADGYVTAGEYPGDGLGEIFVKLGKQGSTLSGIMDALAISVSLGLQYGVPLEAYVSKFINTRYEPAGMTDDPDIRFATSLTDYIFRRLAIEYLPAEQRQAMGIYTTEERTAELDGTSTTAAPAAPSGDTPPADATGQTVLPVEQPHPVDDIYGDAPLCLQCGSKMQRAGSCHVCPGCGTTSGCS from the coding sequence ATGGGTGACAACCAGGGTCAGGTACAGCTCCACAGCGGCGTTCGCGCCGTTCTCGACGGCGAGCGCACGGGGTTGAAGTTCGACAGGTACTTCACCACCCCCACCGTCCACCCCTATGACGAGGTGGAATGGGACGTGCGCGACGCGGTGATCGATGACTGGAAGACCGGCAAGGTCGCCTTCGAGCAGCGTGGCGTGGAGTTCCCGAAGACCTGGTCGGTCAACGCCACGAACATCGTCAGCCAGAAGTACTTCCGCGGTCCCCTCGGCACCCCCGAGCGCGAGTCGTCGGTCAAGCAGATGATCGACCGTGTCGCCGACACGATCACCGCGTGGGGCATCCACGACGGCTACTTCGCCGACCCCGACTCCGCCGAGGCGTTCAACCACGAGCTCAAGCACCTCCTGGTCCACCAGAAGGCCGCGTTCAACTCCCCGGTCTGGTTCAACTGCGGGGTGGAGGAGAAGCCGCAGTGCTCGGCCTGCTTCATCCTCAGCGTCGAGGACCGGATGAGCTCCATCCTCAACTGGTACGTCGAGGAGGGCACCATCTTCAAGGGTGGGTCCGGCTCGGGTGTGAACCTGTCCAACATCCGCTCCTCCGTCGAGCACCTCAAGGGCGGCGGCGAGGCCTCCGGTCCCGTCAGCTTCATGCGCGGTGCCGACGCGTCCGCGGGCACCATCAAGTCGGGCGGCAAGACCCGTCGTGCGGCCAAGATGGTCATCCTGAACGTCGACCACCCCGACGTGGAGGAGTTCATCTGGTGCAAGCAGCGCGAGGAGGACAAGACCCGCGCCCTGCAGGCCGCCGGGTTCGACATGTCCCTGGACGGCGCCGACGCCGCCAGCGTGCAGTACCAGAACGCCAACAACTCCGTCCGGGTGACCGACGAGTTCATGCAGGCGGTCATCGACGACGCCGACTTCCACCTTCGTGAGGTCCTGACCGGCAAGCCGGCCAAGACCATGAAGGCCCGCGACCTGATGAACCAGATCGCCGAGGCCGCGTGGGCCTGCGCCGACCCGGGCGTGCAGTACGACTCCACGATCAACGACTGGCACACGACGCCCAACGCCGGTCGCATCAACGGGTCCAACCCGTGCAGCGAGTACATGCACCTGGACAACTCCGCGTGCAACCTCGCCAGCCTGAACCTGCGCAAGTTCGAGGAGAACGGCACCTTCGACGTCGAGGCCTTCCGCCACGCCGTGGAGGTCGTCTTCACCGCGCAGGAGATCATCGTCGGCAACTCCTCCTACCCGACCGAGCCGATCGCGGCCAACGCCAACAAGTACCGCCAGCTCGGCATGGGCTACGCCAACCTCGGTGGCCTGCTGATGAGCCTGGGCCTGCCCTACGACTCCGACGAGGGTCGTGCATGGGCCGGCGCCATCACCGCGCTGATGACCGGTCACGCCTACCGGACCTCCGCGGAGATCGCCAAGGTCACCGGACCGTTCGAGGGCTACGCCGACGACCGCGAGGGCACCCTGCGCGTCCTGCGCAAGCACCGCGCGGCCGTCGACACCATCGACCCGGTGCTGGCCCCCGCCAACGTCCTGGCCGCGGCCGAGGACAGCTGGGACGGTGCCGTCGACGTCGCCGAGGACTACGGCGTGCGCAACGCCCAGGCCTCGGTGCTGGCGCCCACCGGCACCATCGGCCTGATGATGGACTGCGACACCACCGGCATCGAGCCCGACCTGGGCCTGGTCAAGGCCAAGAAGCTGGTCGGTGGCGGCACCATGCGCATCGTCAACCAGACGGTCCCGCACGCCCTGGCCAACCTGGGCTACCAGCCCGAGCAGGTCGAGGCGATCGTGGCCTACATCGACGAGCACGCGACGGTCGAGGGCGCCCCGGCGCTCAAGCCCGAGCACATCCCGGTCTTCGACTGCGCGATGGGCGACCGCTCGATCGCGCCCGGTGGCCACATCAAGATGATGGCGGCGGCCCAGCCGTTCCTGTCCGGTGCCATCTCCAAGACCGTGAACCTGCCGGAGACGGCCACGGTTCAGGACATCGAGGACCTCTACATCGAGGGCTGGCGCCTGGGCCTGAAGGCGATCGCCATCTACCGCGACAACTGCAAGGTCGCCCAGCCGCTGTCGATCTCCAAGAAGAGCGACGACGCGCAGCCGGTGACCAAGGAGGCCGCGGCCGAGCAGGGCATCGTCCGTCGTCGCCTGCCCAAGCAGCGTCCCAGCCAGACGATCAGCTTCCAGGTCGGCGACGCCGACGGCTACGTCACGGCAGGGGAGTACCCCGGCGACGGGCTCGGCGAGATCTTCGTCAAGCTCGGCAAGCAGGGGTCGACGCTGTCGGGGATCATGGACGCCCTGGCGATCAGCGTGTCCCTGGGCCTGCAGTACGGCGTGCCGCTGGAGGCCTACGTCTCCAAGTTCATCAACACGCGGTACGAGCCGGCCGGCATGACCGACGACCCGGACATCCGGTTCGCCACGTCGCTGACCGACTACATCTTCCGTCGCCTGGCCATCGAGTACCTCCCGGCCGAGCAGCGCCAGGCCATGGGCATCTACACCACCGAGGAGCGGACCGCCGAGCTGGACGGCACGTCGACCACGGCTGCCCCCGCGGCGCCGTCGGGCGACACGCCGCCGGCCGACGCCACCGGCCAGACGGTGCTCCCCGTGGAGCAGCCCCACCCGGTCGACGACATCTACGGCGACGCCCCGCTGTGCCTGCAGTGCGGCTCCAAGATGCAGCGGGCGGGCAGCTGCCACGTGTGCCCCGGCTGCGGCACGACCAGCGGCTGCAGCTAG